A segment of the Dermacentor andersoni chromosome 5, qqDerAnde1_hic_scaffold, whole genome shotgun sequence genome:
AACAACTTTGCCATGCTCGGGCCTTCCTGCACAGCACCCCAGTTTGTATTTTTTCGCTCTTTTCCCCTCAAGTGCTTTCGTGACGTTCCTTGCACGCAGCCCCTGGTCCCTCGCTCGTGGCCTGCGTCAACTGCACGGGCAGGCAGCTGCGGCGCGCCACGAGGACAGTGTTTCGAGATGTTCGGAGAGGCGCGCAGGAGCTCTCTGGGGGCGCCGATCTGTGGAGCTACCCGTACCTGCACAAGTATGCGTATCAAAGCAGAGGAGGCCTCCAGATAGCCATTCTCGTGATGACGTCAGCCAACGGGCTAGAACAGCGGAGAGCCATCCGCGAGACCTGGGGAAGAGAGTCGGATTACCCGAACCGCACAGTCCGCGtcgtcttcttcatgaacatgGTGGCCGACGAAAGAGCCTTGAAACAAGTCGAGGTGCACGTTCCTTCTTTCAGCATATGGCCggcgtttattcttttttttttttacaaggtccaaaatttttaaaggttgcctgtggcagatagcccaattctaTCCCTTAATCTACAATTACTCggtgaggtggccattacttctacgagaattCAAGATACCCAATTAAATGattaacataattacactaaCTTTTCTGTGTTTTAAAGCACATATTTAAACCTACGAAacgtagccggtgagttcgcgaAGCCTATCCactggaacgaattctctggactgcaccagtttcaagatattaattttcaacgtgTCCGACGAAATGGATTCGTGTTAcgttacttttgtgcatcaatGCATAAAACCACGCTTTCTTAAAAGTgtaacttttgtgcttcaatgcataaaacagcgttttcttagaagtatctggaacgccaatgtatttcctcggacacattgaaaattaatgtatcgaaactggtgcagtcctgagaattcgttccaagtgaatacgccttgcgaactaaCCGGATATAATTTGTACATATAaatatgtgccctaaagtaaTTAACTAAAAGGTAATTAGCGTAGTTGTGTTGTTTAATGaagcattttcatttctcgtaGAACTAATGGTCACTTCATCATGTAATTTAGATCAtgcaagggttagaattgtgctatctgccacaggcaatatttaaaaattcttGACTTTCTAAAAAAAAGCACCCCCGTATATTGCCGCTTATAGCTGATGTCACTAGTGGCTGGCTCGCTATACTTCTTCGTCAACGGTGACGTTTAAAACAAGCTGCACCCTTTGCGATTTAATTTTGCCCCACTTCAATAATTGCCGTGGCCCTCGTCACCGGACGCCGTTTCCAATAGAGCTGTCGACGTATCCCAAAAGCCACCGGTTTTCAATGTTACAACTACACCATGGAATACACAACCTCGACAATTGCTTACAGTATATGCACGTAGGTTGTCTGTACGTGTTGTCTGGCATTCGTAACGGTCTCAAAGAACTAAatgttcggcagcatgttacgctCCTGCTGCACACTCGGtagtgcattaagttatacgatcggaggggtcagacttcttgcaagacaacGAACGAGCCGCAGtgagaagtacacgtgtggcgctttaggtcgacctcctcaacgacacatgcgagtcCTTAAATATATTGCCTAAAGGTGCAGCATGCTCTCAGTGTCATGCCAGTATGTTACAAATGTGTAATCCAAGCCGAACACAACTACGCTGCACCCCTTATGCAGGGGAAAACAGCACTCGCGTTTGAACGCCTTGCTCCCCCGCCGGTTCTcacgtcgcacctcgtttctcgctCGGCGAGAATCCGAGACCGTAGCGCACTTCCGAGGCTTACCGCACAATCCGCGAGGCGCCGGGCGAGCATACCCCGTTGCCGTCCCTGTCACTTCGCAGTTGACTGTCGCcgcaaccgccgccgccgcctcgtgacgtcagcgacgcaatacctgttttttcttttttctgcctgcGCGCGCCGCTCGTTGCCCTCTCCAGCCGCTGCTAGCTCGGAGAAAATCAcgtgatttcttttctttctttttcttttgtgccaCTCGACTAGAAGCCGCGTTTTCTTTCAAGGCCATcgcgcaacgagccacttaacactttcgccttaaaactacAGCGGTAAATAATGTTGGTGCCAGCGCATTCTTCTTAAGCGAACTGCCGTTGCCGCAAAGCTGGGTTCTGCATGCGTTTAATTTTCGTAAGCAGTGCCTGCGCTGGAAACGCGCTCCCAAAGAGGGCGCCTACGGACGACTGAGATGTAATATGGCTCAAAAGCTCTTTCATGGAAATGAACGCACGTGTCCATCTTGAAAACAATGCGGCTATGCAGCAGTGCAGTAGAAAAGCGCGAACTTGTTTGCACCCCAATATGTGTGCACTGTTTAAAAACCAGTATGAAAAGAAGTTCGGAAAAACTACTGAGGCCAATTACCTAAGACGATTAGTGTCAGCTGCCATAGGACGGGTAGTTGGAGATTTCTGAGATAGGCTTTCGTCCTTGCAATGGACATAAATGATTataatgaggatgatgatgatgatgacgctggtatgattattattatgatcGAGGCAACGCATCGGTGTCATCGTTAATAGTGGAAGTTACTACCAGCTTGACTTCCAGCTGGTGATCAGGCTATACCGTATCCGAGAGGTAATAAAATATGTATGGCTCATAGCAATAAGTCATGTGAACAAGTTGCAAAGTGGATAACAGCTACTGTTGCTAACGGTGGCACCGCAGTTGTAGTTGTGTGCGCCCCCTTGCAGTGAAACTGTGTATTGGAGCTCCACAACGGTTTTCGTGCAGTGGCGGCGCGTGACGGTATCGGAAGAGGTATCTactcgtgtactttgatttagttACAAAAAAGCCCAAGTGTTCAAGAATAATGCGCACTCtttacggcgtacctcataatcacgTGGTTGATTTGGCACGCAAAGCCCAAGAAGTTAATCTTAAAACGCAGCAACTTCAGTCAATGCCACGTTTGTCACTCTTTAGCGCTGCAACCATCCCTAACTACGAACGTTGCCATGACTTTCAAGAGAAGACCAGCGTTGACACCGTTTTAAGCCACACGTAATTTCCTACCAAAATTACTTAAGGGAACTCTGGCCATAAGTCTGTTCAGTTATCGCGGCAAGAAAGGTTCGTGAATTTGTTTAATCCTCGCTCATGCGGCTTCAAAACGTTTTAGCGACGTTATTACGTCTTGTCTTGCTAAATTTCCAAAAAATCATAGTTATCTAAATACAGCCATGGTAATGAATGTGCACATGCGCGTTCATTGCGTCTTACTTGTAACGCAACATTTCGTTGCAAGCGATCGAAATGCAGAGCCACAAAGCTGTCCGAAGTAAGAAAGACGAATATTCTGCAAATCTGTGCACTTTCCATCATTCTCATGCTGCCTGAACCTTCGTACCTGGAGCTCCCGTAGATGCAATAGCGTCAGCTTACCATATAGCAATTTTTGTAGGACACTATGCATGAAACGAGCTTTCTGTATAGACTGTCCGAGCTACGAGCGAGCCTCGTTTTCCGCTTCTCGCAGTGTAAAAGACGCAGACGCGAAAACCTGTAAAGAAACGACCGGACAGGTAACCAGCTGGTCCTAAACGACCAAATGACCAACTGGTAACCAAATTACCGACTGGCCCAGCAAGTATAAATCAACAGACTCGCCATCAACACTTACGCATGATTCTAAAATTGCAAAGCTAGAACCTTATTTCGCAAGTACGAATGAGTTGACCGATCCTGTTTTCCCACGCACGGTAAAGAGTGGAATGCATTACTCGCGCATGTCTTTATGTCTGATTGTGCGAGTGTTTTTGAACGAGCAGTTGAGTCACTATTCAATGTGTAATTCTTTTGTGCTAGACTCAAAGCAGTTACGCATTCGCTAAATTTAGCGAAGCTGCAGCTTTCGTTGGTATAACCGGTGTGTATAACGGATGGTTTGTCTTTCTATCACGGTTTCCCTATTTAGCGTCGTGCGATCATTTATGATAACGGGGTTGATCCTGTACGTGTTCGGTCACCTACGTTTTGAGTAGTACTACCACTATGTTACCGAAATGAACAGTGTTGCAACGTATTCGCATGTGACGCCACCTGCTAGGACTATTTGACCACAGTATATCCtaaattaaatttaaaaaaacaCAGGTGGTGTACCCTTCGTTTCCCACTGCAGGCCGAAGCGAAGGCGTACAACGACGTGATCGCGCAGCCGGTCGGGACTTTGGCTTCGCTCAGCTCCCTGGTGACCGAGTTCGTGCCCACGCGCATGTGGAGCGTGCCACTCGTGCTCGTGCTCCGCCGCGACGACTGCTTCGTCAACGTGCGTGCGCTTCTCGCCAACGCCCGCCGACTGACCAACGGGGGCTTCGACGTCGCTGGACGACGCGCCGCCACCTCGCCGCGCAACCTAGGCGGCACAGTCGGCGACGGCGAAGCCGCACGCGGCCGCCAAGCAGGTCACGGCGCTCAAGGCGACGATCGGAAGGAACGGCGCGACACAGATCGCCGCGAAGCGCGGGATCGCGGCGTCGCGCTGCACTCGACAGAGCGACGCTCGTCGGAGGTCGCGCTGCACTCGACAGAGCGTCGATCGTCGGAGGTCGCGCTGCTCGACCCGTGCGCGGTGTTGGTGCGAGG
Coding sequences within it:
- the LOC129385101 gene encoding uncharacterized protein encodes the protein MKQAKSLVIRILKRRFVSWPTWLFLVLLSVGCLRIRARDWSGRSPVTQRLPQPRIAPGPSLVACVNCTGRQLRRATRTVFRDVRRGAQELSGGADLWSYPYLHKYAYQSRGGLQIAILVMTSANGLEQRRAIRETWGRESDYPNRTVRVVFFMNMVADERALKQVEVHVPSFSIWPAFILFFFYKVQNF